Sequence from the Aromatoleum petrolei genome:
CGGCCGGCGCGCTGAAGGAAATCTGCGCCGAGCTCGCCATCCCCTTCATCTACAAGTCGTCGTACGACAAGGCCAATCGCAGTTCGGGCAAGTCCTACCGCGGCACGGGCATGGAGAAGGGCCTCGAGATCCTCGCCGACGTGCGCAAGCAGCTCGGCGTGCCGGTGCTGACCGATGTGCACGCGATCGAGGAAATCCCGGCGGTGGCGGCCGTCGTTGACGTGTTGCAGACGCCGGCCTTCCTGTGCCGCCAGACCGACTTCATCCATGCGGTCGCCGCCAGCGGCAAGCCGGTGAACATCAAGAAGGGCCAGTTCCTCGCGCCGGGCGACATGAAGAACGTCGTGGACAAGGCGCGCGAGGCCAACGGCGGTGCCGACACCATCATGGTGTGCGAGCGCGGCGCATCCTTCGGTTACAACAATCTCGTGTCGGATATGCGCAGCCTTGCGATCATGCGCGAAACGGGTTGCCCGGTCGTGTTCGACGCGACACATTCGGTGCAGCTTCCCGGCGGCCAGGGCACGGCCTCCGGCGGGCAGCGCGAGTTCGTGCCGGTGCTGGCGCGTGCGGCCATGGCAGTGGGCGTTGCGGGTCTCTTCATGGAGACCCACCCCGACCCCGCAAAAGCCCTCTCGGACGGACCGAACGCATGGCCGCTGCCGAAGATGAAGGCGCTGCTGGCGACGCTGAAGGACATCGATAGCCTGGTGAAGCGTCACGGCTTCATCGAACTGGCAGGCTGAGCGGCAGTCCGCTTTCGATCAACTTATTTTTGACCCCTTGAAGGACAGGAATACCCATGAGTGCAATCGTTGATGTCATTGCCCGCGAAATTCTCGATTCGCGCGGCAACCCGACCGTCGAGGCGGACGTTCTGCTCGAATCCGGCGTTATGGGCCGTGCGGCGGTGCCGTCGGGCGCCTCCACCGGTTCGCGCGAAGCCATCGAACTGCGTGATGGTGACGCCGCGCGCTATCTGGGCAAGGGCGTCCTGCGTGCGGTCGAGAACGTCAACACTGAGATCTCGGAATCGATCATCGGCCTCGACGCTGAGGAGCAGGCGTTCATTGACCGCAGCCTGATCGAGCTCGACGGGACCGAGAACAAGTCGCGCCTGGGCGCCAATGCGATGCTGGCTGTGTCGATGGCGGTCGCCAAGGCTGCAGCCGAAGAGGCCGGCCTGCCGCTGTACCGCTACTTCGGCGGTTCGGGCCCGATGGCGATGCCGGTGCCAATGATGAACGTCATCAACGGCGGCGCGCACGCGAACAACAGCCTGGACATCCAGGAATGCATGATCATGCCGGTGTCGATGGGCAGCTTCCGTGAGGCGCTACGCTGCGGGGCCGAAGTTTTCCACCACCTGAAGAAGCTCACCGACAAGAAGGGCTACCCGACGACCGTCGGCGATGAAGGCGGCTTCGCGCCGAACGTGTCGGGCACCGACGAGGCCTTGAATCTCATTCTCGAGGCTATCTCGAACGCCGGTTACGAGCCGGGCCGCGACGTGCTGCTGGCGCTCGACTGCGCTGCGTCCGAGTTCTACAAGGACGGCAAGTACGTGCTCGCCGGCGAGGGCCTGACCCTGAGCTCCGAAGGCTTTGCCGACTACCTTTCGACGCTGGCCGACCGATTCCCGATCGTCTCGATCGAGGACGGCATGGCCGAAGGCGACTGGGCGGGCTGGAAGACGCTGACCGACAAGCTTGGCAAGAAGATCCAGATCGTTGGCGACGACCTGTTCGTGACCAACACGAAGATTCTCGAGCAGGGTATCGATCAGGGTATCGCCAACTCGATCCTCATCAAGATCAACCAGATCGGCACGCTGTCGGAAACCTTCGCAGCGGTCGAGATGGCCAAGCGCGCCGGCTACACGGCCGTGATCTCGCACCGTTCGGGCGAGACCGAGGACTCGACGATCGCCGACATTGCCGTCGGCCTCAACGCGATGCAGATCAAGACCGGTTCGCTCTCGCGTTCGGACCGCATCTCGAAGTACAACCAGCTGCTGCGCATCGAGGAAGATCTCGGCGATACCGTCAGCTACCCAGGCCGTCGCGCCTTCTACAACCTGCGCGTGCGCTGAGCGTTTCGCGTTCTGCGGCGGCCTGAAAGGGCCGTTCGCGATGATTCAATGCACAAGGCCG
This genomic interval carries:
- the kdsA gene encoding 3-deoxy-8-phosphooctulonate synthase; protein product: MKLCGFEVGLDKPFFLIAGPCVIESRDMAFETAGALKEICAELAIPFIYKSSYDKANRSSGKSYRGTGMEKGLEILADVRKQLGVPVLTDVHAIEEIPAVAAVVDVLQTPAFLCRQTDFIHAVAASGKPVNIKKGQFLAPGDMKNVVDKAREANGGADTIMVCERGASFGYNNLVSDMRSLAIMRETGCPVVFDATHSVQLPGGQGTASGGQREFVPVLARAAMAVGVAGLFMETHPDPAKALSDGPNAWPLPKMKALLATLKDIDSLVKRHGFIELAG
- the eno gene encoding phosphopyruvate hydratase; amino-acid sequence: MSAIVDVIAREILDSRGNPTVEADVLLESGVMGRAAVPSGASTGSREAIELRDGDAARYLGKGVLRAVENVNTEISESIIGLDAEEQAFIDRSLIELDGTENKSRLGANAMLAVSMAVAKAAAEEAGLPLYRYFGGSGPMAMPVPMMNVINGGAHANNSLDIQECMIMPVSMGSFREALRCGAEVFHHLKKLTDKKGYPTTVGDEGGFAPNVSGTDEALNLILEAISNAGYEPGRDVLLALDCAASEFYKDGKYVLAGEGLTLSSEGFADYLSTLADRFPIVSIEDGMAEGDWAGWKTLTDKLGKKIQIVGDDLFVTNTKILEQGIDQGIANSILIKINQIGTLSETFAAVEMAKRAGYTAVISHRSGETEDSTIADIAVGLNAMQIKTGSLSRSDRISKYNQLLRIEEDLGDTVSYPGRRAFYNLRVR